One Antarctobacter heliothermus DNA segment encodes these proteins:
- a CDS encoding NADP-dependent isocitrate dehydrogenase yields the protein MSDSTPDIIYTKVDEAPELASASLLPILQKFATAAGVSIGTRDISLAGRIIATFPEALTEAQRQSDDLAALGELVKTPGANVIKLPNISASVPQLVAAVKELQSQGYALPDYPEAPATDEEKAVRAKYDTLKGSAVNPVLREGNSDRRAAGAVKKFAQANPHRMGEWTADSKTRVASMPGDDFFANEVSATLPKAATAKIVLETANGETVLKDGVSFPAGTVVDATFMSASVLDEFLAQEIEKVKADGTLFSLHLKATMMKVSDPIIFGHAVKAWLAPVFEKFGDEMKALGVNPNSGLGDLLNRVKDNAEIVAAIEEVRAARPPMYMVDSDKGLTNLHVPSDVIIDASMPALIRAGGKGWGPDGNEGDTTCVIPDNCYAPVYDEAIEFFKANGKLNPATAGTVQNLGLMAQKAEEYGSHPTTFEIPENGTVKMILDDGTVLHTHKVEAGDIWRSASARKAPIEDWVNLAIERQKATGYRSIFWLDANRAHDAQLIAMVKPILEAKGVADKFEIMAPREATRASLETITKGENTIAITGNVLRDYLTDLFPILELATSAKMLSIVKLMNGGGLFETGAGGSAPKHVQQLVEENHLRWDSLGEFCALGESFKFLGDAKGNAKARILGDAVETATQGILDHGHSPSRKVGQPDNRDSHYWFARYWADALAAQTDDAELAAHFAPIAKALADGEAAIVSELAAAQGKPADLGGYYHGDAAKTAAVMRPSATLNAIIG from the coding sequence ATGTCTGATTCGACTCCCGACATCATCTACACCAAGGTTGACGAAGCGCCGGAACTGGCGTCGGCCTCGCTTTTGCCGATCCTCCAAAAGTTCGCCACTGCCGCCGGGGTATCCATCGGCACCCGCGACATCAGCTTGGCTGGCCGCATCATCGCCACCTTCCCGGAGGCACTGACCGAAGCGCAGCGTCAATCGGACGATCTGGCCGCGCTGGGTGAGTTGGTCAAAACGCCCGGGGCAAACGTGATTAAGCTGCCAAACATCTCTGCCTCGGTCCCGCAGCTGGTGGCTGCCGTCAAGGAATTGCAATCGCAGGGCTATGCGTTGCCCGACTACCCCGAAGCACCCGCAACCGACGAAGAAAAGGCTGTGCGGGCCAAGTATGACACCCTCAAAGGGTCGGCAGTGAACCCGGTTTTGCGCGAAGGCAACTCTGACCGTCGCGCCGCCGGCGCGGTCAAGAAATTCGCCCAGGCCAATCCGCACCGCATGGGTGAGTGGACGGCCGACAGCAAGACGCGCGTCGCCTCGATGCCCGGCGATGATTTCTTTGCTAACGAAGTCTCGGCGACGCTGCCCAAGGCCGCGACCGCCAAGATCGTTCTGGAAACCGCGAACGGCGAAACCGTCCTGAAAGACGGCGTATCCTTCCCCGCGGGCACCGTAGTTGACGCCACATTCATGTCGGCATCGGTTCTCGACGAATTCCTGGCGCAGGAAATCGAAAAGGTGAAGGCCGACGGCACGCTGTTCTCGCTGCACCTGAAAGCAACCATGATGAAGGTCTCTGACCCGATCATCTTTGGCCACGCGGTCAAGGCATGGCTGGCGCCGGTGTTTGAAAAATTCGGCGATGAGATGAAGGCGCTGGGCGTGAACCCGAACTCGGGTCTGGGTGACCTGCTGAACCGGGTAAAGGACAACGCAGAGATCGTGGCCGCCATCGAAGAGGTTCGCGCCGCGCGTCCGCCGATGTATATGGTCGACAGCGACAAAGGCCTGACCAACCTGCATGTGCCGTCAGACGTGATCATCGACGCCTCGATGCCCGCGCTGATCCGCGCGGGCGGCAAGGGCTGGGGCCCGGATGGCAACGAAGGTGACACCACCTGCGTCATTCCCGACAACTGCTACGCGCCGGTCTATGATGAGGCGATTGAGTTCTTCAAAGCCAACGGCAAACTGAACCCGGCCACCGCCGGAACGGTTCAGAACCTTGGCTTGATGGCACAAAAGGCCGAGGAATACGGCAGCCACCCGACCACCTTCGAGATCCCCGAAAACGGCACAGTCAAGATGATCCTCGACGATGGTACTGTGCTGCATACGCACAAGGTCGAAGCAGGCGACATCTGGCGCTCGGCCTCGGCCCGCAAGGCACCGATCGAGGATTGGGTAAATCTGGCAATCGAACGGCAGAAAGCGACCGGCTATCGCTCGATCTTCTGGCTGGATGCAAACCGCGCGCACGATGCGCAGCTGATCGCCATGGTCAAGCCGATCCTTGAAGCCAAGGGCGTGGCCGACAAGTTCGAGATCATGGCCCCGCGTGAGGCAACGCGCGCGTCGTTGGAAACGATCACCAAGGGTGAGAACACCATCGCCATCACCGGCAACGTGCTGCGCGATTACCTGACCGACCTGTTCCCGATCCTCGAACTGGCGACGAGCGCCAAGATGCTGTCCATCGTCAAGCTGATGAACGGCGGCGGGTTGTTTGAAACTGGTGCGGGTGGTTCTGCCCCCAAGCACGTTCAGCAACTTGTCGAGGAAAACCACTTGCGCTGGGACAGCCTGGGTGAGTTCTGCGCACTCGGCGAAAGCTTCAAGTTCCTCGGTGACGCCAAGGGCAACGCCAAAGCGCGTATCTTGGGCGACGCGGTCGAGACGGCCACACAGGGTATCCTGGATCACGGCCACAGCCCCAGCCGCAAGGTGGGACAGCCGGACAACCGCGACAGCCACTACTGGTTCGCCCGCTACTGGGCTGACGCGCTTGCCGCGCAGACGGACGATGCGGAACTGGCGGCGCATTTCGCACCCATTGCCAAGGCGCTGGCCGACGGCGAGGCGGCGATTGTCAGCGAACTGGCCGCTGCGCAGGGTAAGCCCGCCGATCTGGGTGGCTACTATCACGGCGACGCGGCCAAGACCGCTGCTGTGATGCGCCCCTCAGCGACGCTGAACGCGATCATCGGCTAA
- a CDS encoding Na+/H+ antiporter subunit G, whose protein sequence is MTEIPMLVEILISFFLVVSGVFGLIGSLGLLKLTDTMQRLHAPTKATTLGVGGVLIASMLYMLLVKDHLSFHEFMITLFLFLTAPIATLFIAQTHILMNLKRSDLPDTGREHSWSIYDDPPEQAPSSEETPAES, encoded by the coding sequence ATGACGGAGATTCCGATGCTGGTTGAAATCCTCATTTCGTTCTTTCTGGTGGTCAGCGGCGTCTTTGGCCTGATCGGCTCTCTTGGCCTGCTGAAACTGACCGACACGATGCAACGCCTGCACGCGCCGACTAAGGCGACGACATTGGGCGTCGGCGGCGTTCTGATCGCCTCGATGCTGTATATGTTGCTGGTGAAGGACCACCTGTCCTTTCACGAGTTCATGATCACGCTATTCCTGTTCCTGACCGCCCCTATCGCGACTCTGTTCATCGCGCAGACGCATATTCTGATGAATCTCAAGCGCAGCGACCTTCCCGACACTGGGCGAGAGCACAGCTGGTCGATCTATGACGATCCGCCGGAACAGGCTCCATCCTCGGAAGAGACGCCAGCCGAAAGCTGA
- a CDS encoding K+/H+ antiporter subunit F — translation MITYALIFTMGCFGLGLLFNLLLVIRGPGQADRVLALDTMVINVIALLVCYGILRGTAVYFEASMLVAMVGFVSTVAYCRFLLRGDIIE, via the coding sequence ATGATCACCTACGCGCTAATCTTCACCATGGGATGCTTTGGGCTGGGCTTGTTGTTCAACCTCTTGCTGGTTATCCGGGGCCCCGGTCAAGCAGACCGCGTGCTGGCACTGGACACCATGGTTATTAACGTGATCGCCCTGCTGGTCTGCTACGGCATCCTGCGCGGAACGGCGGTTTATTTTGAGGCGTCGATGCTGGTTGCCATGGTTGGCTTTGTCTCGACCGTTGCCTATTGCCGCTTCCTGCTGCGGGGGGACATCATCGAATGA
- a CDS encoding Na+/H+ antiporter subunit E encodes MLKRIFPHPLLSLTLLIVWLMLVNKVTPGNILLGGVLGILVPILTSPYWPGRPGLKRPFLTIPYILIVLWDIVVASVQVARIVLFKPRSQIHSQWIIVPLDLTSPEAITVLAGTITMTPGTVSALLAADGGSLLVHCLHSDDPDDVRDEIKTRYEARLKEIFG; translated from the coding sequence ATGCTGAAACGCATCTTTCCCCATCCGCTGCTCAGCCTGACGCTGCTCATTGTCTGGCTGATGCTGGTGAACAAGGTTACACCCGGCAACATCTTGCTGGGTGGTGTACTGGGCATTCTGGTTCCCATTCTGACGTCTCCCTATTGGCCGGGGCGACCGGGTCTGAAGCGGCCGTTTCTGACAATCCCCTATATTTTGATCGTCTTGTGGGACATTGTTGTCGCCTCGGTCCAAGTTGCACGCATCGTTCTGTTCAAACCGCGCAGCCAGATTCATTCGCAATGGATCATTGTCCCGCTGGACCTGACCTCTCCCGAGGCGATCACGGTTCTGGCAGGCACCATCACCATGACGCCCGGAACGGTCTCTGCCCTTCTGGCGGCGGACGGTGGCAGCCTGCTGGTGCATTGTCTGCATTCGGATGATCCCGACGACGTTCGCGATGAGATCAAGACCCGCTACGAAGCCCGGCTAAAGGAGATTTTCGGATGA
- a CDS encoding monovalent cation/H+ antiporter subunit D: MNHWIIAPVVLPALLAPLLGYVMRHDIVLARVASAAGTVALFFIALGLAFWAADGGTHVYRLGNWPAPFGIVLVLDRLSAMMVLLTATLALIVLWHAIATGWDAKGRHFHALYQFQLMGICGAFLTGDAFNLFVFFEVLLIASYGLMVHSGGKVRLQAGLQYLVMNLAGSTLFLFALGTMYATTGTLNMADLAVKVPLMPADEGAMVRVAAVLLLIVFMIKAALFPVQFWLPGTYANAPAPVAALFAIMTKVGAYAIIRLHTLAYGPQSSPTAGLVEEWLFPAALVTVALGAIGVLAAKRLMPLLSFSVIGSMGTLMLAVAPQSPYATETALYYLVHSTLSAAALFLLADLVISRRGTDTLSVRPPVLQNGLFAALFFGGAIAMAGMPPLSGFLGKLLILDALRDPHLMPWAWSGILLGSLVTLVGFARAGSMLFWKSTAVIVPEGAEPIDAEPRPAPATTAEVAPTVALLALLAALAVLAGPATNYMRAAGNQLFEPEGYIDAVLAPVEKPEELDSLKIDKPDPLAEEEH; this comes from the coding sequence ATGAATCACTGGATCATCGCCCCTGTCGTGCTGCCAGCGCTGCTGGCGCCGCTGCTTGGCTATGTCATGCGGCACGACATCGTGCTGGCGCGCGTGGCCTCTGCTGCGGGCACCGTGGCGCTCTTTTTCATCGCGCTGGGGCTGGCCTTTTGGGCGGCGGACGGCGGAACACATGTTTACCGCCTCGGCAATTGGCCCGCGCCGTTTGGGATTGTGCTGGTCCTGGACCGTCTGTCCGCCATGATGGTACTGCTGACCGCCACGCTGGCGTTGATCGTGCTCTGGCACGCCATCGCCACTGGATGGGACGCCAAGGGGCGGCATTTTCATGCGCTCTACCAGTTCCAATTGATGGGGATCTGTGGCGCGTTCTTGACCGGGGACGCCTTTAACCTGTTCGTCTTTTTCGAGGTGCTGCTGATCGCCTCTTACGGTCTGATGGTCCACAGCGGTGGCAAGGTCCGTCTACAGGCAGGTCTGCAATACTTGGTGATGAACCTTGCAGGATCGACGCTGTTTCTGTTTGCGCTGGGGACGATGTACGCAACGACCGGCACGCTCAACATGGCCGATCTGGCGGTCAAGGTGCCGCTGATGCCCGCCGATGAGGGGGCGATGGTGCGGGTGGCGGCGGTACTGCTGCTGATCGTCTTCATGATCAAGGCGGCGCTGTTTCCGGTGCAGTTCTGGCTGCCCGGCACCTACGCCAATGCACCGGCACCCGTGGCGGCGCTGTTCGCGATCATGACCAAGGTCGGCGCCTATGCGATCATCCGGCTGCACACACTGGCCTATGGGCCGCAATCCTCACCTACCGCCGGGCTGGTCGAGGAATGGCTGTTCCCCGCGGCCTTGGTCACCGTGGCCTTGGGCGCGATTGGCGTGCTGGCGGCGAAACGGTTGATGCCGCTGCTGTCCTTTTCCGTCATCGGGTCGATGGGCACGCTGATGCTGGCCGTTGCACCGCAAAGCCCCTACGCGACCGAAACCGCGCTTTACTACCTTGTACATTCGACTCTTTCCGCCGCCGCCCTATTCCTGCTGGCTGATCTGGTGATCTCGCGTCGGGGAACGGATACACTTTCCGTCCGGCCCCCGGTGCTGCAAAACGGGCTGTTTGCCGCGCTATTCTTTGGTGGGGCCATTGCCATGGCCGGGATGCCACCGCTGTCTGGCTTCCTTGGCAAACTCTTGATCCTAGACGCCCTTCGCGATCCACACCTGATGCCTTGGGCGTGGAGCGGTATTTTGCTCGGGTCGCTTGTCACCCTTGTGGGCTTTGCCCGCGCGGGCAGCATGCTGTTTTGGAAATCGACCGCAGTTATTGTGCCCGAGGGTGCCGAACCCATCGACGCCGAACCGCGCCCCGCGCCCGCCACCACGGCTGAGGTCGCGCCGACCGTGGCTCTGCTGGCGCTACTGGCCGCGCTTGCGGTGCTGGCCGGACCGGCCACTAACTACATGCGCGCCGCCGGGAATCAGTTGTTTGAGCCAGAGGGGTATATCGATGCGGTTCTGGCTCCGGTCGAAAAGCCGGAAGAACTGGACTCGCTCAAGATCGACAAACCAGACCCCCTCGCGGAAGAGGAGCACTAG
- a CDS encoding Na+/H+ antiporter subunit C yields the protein MEILVASAIGVLTTGGVYLILRLRAFPVILGLSLLSYAVNVFLFSTGRLAINAPPILQKYGDATYTDPLPQALVLTAIVISFGMTAVLVMFSLGAYLEAGNDTIDMKDAGTEDDAV from the coding sequence ATGGAAATCCTTGTCGCAAGCGCAATTGGGGTTCTGACAACCGGCGGGGTCTACCTGATCCTGCGGCTGCGCGCCTTTCCGGTAATCTTGGGGCTGTCTCTGCTATCCTATGCCGTCAATGTTTTTCTGTTCTCGACCGGGCGGCTGGCGATCAATGCGCCGCCAATCCTGCAAAAATATGGTGACGCCACCTATACAGACCCGCTGCCACAGGCACTGGTGCTGACCGCCATCGTGATCTCATTCGGGATGACGGCGGTCTTGGTGATGTTCTCACTGGGGGCCTATCTGGAGGCCGGGAATGACACCATCGACATGAAAGACGCCGGGACGGAGGACGACGCGGTATGA
- a CDS encoding monovalent cation/H+ antiporter subunit A: MTSESSFLPIIALLPFLGALVPGVMIRAGRTATATFTAVPTVLALVMLGVLAPGVMNGTVYTFSIPWLPQLGLEAAFFLDGLGLMFACMILGVGLLITLYARYYLSGEDPVGQFYTYLLLFQGAMLGIVISDNILLLLIFWELTSLSSFLLIGYWKHLPEGRQGARMALTVTGAGGLAMIGGMLILGNIAGSYNLTDILAAGDLIKASDWYTPAVILILLGAFTKSAQFPFHFWLPHAMAAPTPVSAYLHSATMVKAGVFLMARMWPALSGTELWFYLVATTGLVTMVIAAVIALFKDDLKGLLAFSTVSHLGLLTMLLGFGTEAAAIAAVFHILNHLTFKAALFMTAGIIDHEAHTRDIKRLGGLATLMPITAVIGVIAALSMAGIPLFNGFLSKELMLEEASHTYWWENAWIVPALATLGALFSVAYSLRFIFHVFGGPVRDDYPHKPHDPPMGMWLSPAFLCIFVVLIGIAPFLAEPVVNMAASAVTGHTTHAHLKIWHGVTPALYMSGFAIVGGAVLLLLHRPLDAAWIKAGPFYAKSAFDAVIAGCVALSRVISETLHNGAISRYLAIFTAATVTAGYMAYLGGGIAPSTRELLPIAPVFAVGWVLLVCATGVVVFQHHMRYRALVVLGVIGLMVSAGFVFLSAPDLALTQISVETVTIMLLLLALHFLPKTTPVEKDTPRRLLDGAVALAAGVGVASLAFAFMTRDLDSISFYHLANSYKEGGGTNVVNVILVDFRGYDTYGEIIVLGIAGLVIFALMEALLSGPAGARLRNSGYNFDRSHDRHPLMMVVSTRVMMPIALMVGIYIFLRGHNQPGGGFVAGLVFSIALLMQYMASGFAWTMRRQQFEYHAMIGWGVVIAGLTGAGAWLSGTPFLTSAYGYVHIPPIEEFELATAALFDLGVFLCVLGAVMLMLYSLSRMARHAGETVNLEPLDYDPSRPAKMVEKGKA, translated from the coding sequence ATGACCTCTGAGAGCAGTTTTCTGCCCATCATCGCGCTATTGCCCTTTCTTGGCGCGCTGGTTCCCGGTGTCATGATCCGGGCGGGGCGGACCGCCACCGCCACCTTCACCGCCGTTCCCACCGTGCTGGCCCTTGTGATGCTAGGCGTTCTTGCGCCCGGCGTGATGAACGGCACAGTCTACACCTTCAGCATCCCGTGGCTGCCCCAACTGGGGCTGGAGGCCGCGTTTTTCCTTGATGGTTTGGGGTTGATGTTCGCCTGCATGATCCTTGGCGTCGGTCTGCTGATCACGCTCTATGCCCGCTACTACCTGTCGGGTGAGGATCCGGTGGGGCAGTTCTACACCTATCTGCTGCTGTTTCAGGGCGCGATGCTGGGCATCGTGATCTCTGACAACATATTGCTTTTGCTGATCTTCTGGGAGCTGACCTCGCTGTCCTCCTTCCTGCTGATCGGCTACTGGAAACACCTGCCAGAGGGCCGTCAGGGTGCGCGCATGGCGTTGACCGTGACCGGCGCGGGCGGTCTTGCAATGATTGGCGGGATGCTGATCTTGGGCAATATCGCGGGCAGCTATAACCTGACCGACATTCTGGCGGCGGGCGATCTGATCAAGGCATCCGATTGGTACACGCCTGCGGTGATCCTGATCCTGCTGGGCGCGTTCACCAAGTCGGCGCAGTTCCCGTTTCATTTCTGGTTGCCGCACGCCATGGCCGCGCCAACGCCAGTGTCGGCCTATCTGCACTCGGCCACCATGGTAAAGGCTGGCGTCTTCCTGATGGCCCGCATGTGGCCGGCGCTGTCGGGGACCGAGCTATGGTTCTATCTTGTCGCAACCACCGGATTGGTAACCATGGTGATCGCTGCCGTGATCGCGCTGTTCAAAGATGACCTGAAGGGACTGTTGGCCTTTTCGACGGTCTCGCACCTTGGTCTTTTGACCATGCTTCTGGGTTTTGGGACAGAGGCAGCGGCCATCGCGGCGGTGTTCCACATCCTCAACCACCTGACGTTCAAGGCGGCGCTGTTCATGACCGCCGGGATTATCGACCATGAGGCGCACACTCGCGACATCAAGCGGCTGGGAGGGTTGGCAACTCTGATGCCCATTACTGCTGTGATCGGCGTGATTGCGGCGCTGTCTATGGCCGGAATCCCTTTGTTCAACGGGTTCTTGTCCAAGGAGTTGATGCTGGAAGAGGCGTCCCACACCTATTGGTGGGAAAATGCGTGGATCGTACCTGCGCTTGCCACGTTGGGCGCGCTGTTTTCTGTCGCCTATTCCCTGCGGTTCATCTTTCACGTCTTTGGCGGGCCGGTCCGCGACGACTATCCGCACAAACCGCATGATCCGCCGATGGGTATGTGGTTGTCGCCCGCCTTTCTCTGCATCTTTGTCGTTCTGATCGGCATCGCGCCTTTCCTTGCAGAACCGGTGGTCAACATGGCCGCTAGTGCGGTCACCGGCCACACCACCCATGCGCATCTCAAGATCTGGCATGGTGTCACACCGGCACTGTACATGTCGGGGTTTGCCATTGTCGGGGGTGCTGTTCTGCTGCTGCTGCACCGTCCATTGGATGCCGCATGGATCAAGGCCGGACCGTTCTACGCCAAATCCGCTTTTGATGCCGTGATCGCGGGCTGCGTTGCGCTTAGCCGTGTCATCTCGGAAACGCTGCACAATGGGGCGATCAGCCGCTATCTGGCGATCTTCACCGCCGCGACCGTCACCGCCGGATACATGGCGTATCTGGGCGGCGGCATTGCCCCCTCCACCAGAGAACTGTTGCCGATTGCGCCGGTCTTTGCCGTGGGCTGGGTGCTGCTGGTCTGCGCAACCGGGGTCGTCGTCTTTCAGCACCACATGCGCTATCGCGCGCTGGTGGTTCTTGGCGTGATTGGCCTGATGGTCTCTGCGGGCTTTGTGTTCCTCTCCGCGCCGGACCTTGCGCTGACGCAAATCTCGGTCGAGACGGTGACAATCATGCTGCTGTTGCTGGCGCTGCACTTTTTGCCCAAGACAACCCCGGTCGAAAAAGACACGCCGCGTCGCCTGCTGGACGGGGCCGTGGCCTTGGCGGCGGGTGTGGGTGTGGCATCGTTGGCCTTTGCCTTCATGACCCGCGATCTGGACAGCATTTCCTTCTATCACCTCGCCAATTCCTACAAGGAAGGCGGCGGCACCAACGTGGTCAACGTGATCCTTGTCGATTTCCGAGGCTATGACACCTACGGCGAGATCATCGTTCTGGGCATCGCCGGTCTGGTCATCTTTGCCCTGATGGAGGCCCTGCTGAGTGGCCCTGCGGGCGCGCGGCTGCGCAATTCGGGCTACAACTTTGACCGCTCGCATGACCGGCATCCGCTGATGATGGTGGTCTCAACCCGCGTGATGATGCCCATCGCGCTGATGGTGGGCATCTACATCTTCCTGCGTGGTCACAACCAGCCGGGCGGTGGCTTTGTCGCCGGGCTGGTGTTCTCGATTGCGCTGTTGATGCAATACATGGCGTCGGGCTTTGCATGGACCATGCGGCGGCAACAGTTCGAATACCACGCCATGATTGGCTGGGGTGTGGTGATCGCCGGTCTGACCGGGGCGGGCGCTTGGCTGTCGGGGACGCCGTTCCTGACCTCAGCCTATGGTTATGTCCACATCCCGCCGATTGAAGAGTTCGAACTGGCCACTGCGGCGCTGTTCGATCTGGGCGTTTTCCTCTGCGTGTTGGGGGCGGTTATGCTGATGCTGTACAGCCTGTCGCGCATGGCGCGCCATGCCGGTGAGACGGTCAACCTAGAACCGCTGGACTATGACCCGTCGCGCCCTGCGAAGATGGTCGAGAAGGGAAAGGCCTGA